A window of Clostridium sp. Marseille-P299 contains these coding sequences:
- a CDS encoding ABC transporter ATP-binding protein, whose product MIYLKEIVKKNRTLVFLYIISGISIAFLTNIQAKFFQVVIDRFTKGSLKIGTIIIYAVIILTLCIINYLDEYPSRKLETDIYLDFKLKALSKMQRIAYEAYQLLGTGKLVQKIENGAEAGKSILFDYAFCLVRELIPSILFSMFFIYEIDKRIMLVILCGYVLVFLITNILLRLLYQIKEHILLNEEKLNHFLVRGFMELVVFRLNNRFQYEIKKANNAKNEIVNSKVKMKMIHEAFFTSFALLITFIKIAILVYGWKTKSISIGAIVALLTLVDNAYTPIAIFNVLFVQYKLDKTAFQRYADFLNAEEDTNLFSGKFVSELNGDIKVNQVAFSYESKMIMQNMNLTIKSGEQIAIVGESGSGKSTLIKLLLGLLKPKEGQIFVDHLNLLEINLETYYDNIAYISQEAPVFDGTLRENIIFDHKIEDSIIIEVLEKVHLMKLYHSLPEGLETRIGERGICLSGGERQRLALARLWFKNPSIVILDEATSAMDNITEDIVMKNVMEFLEDKTVIAIAHRIHTIQDFKRILVFKHGKIIGDGSLSELLSENDYFRELYEAKMNMIS is encoded by the coding sequence ATGATTTATTTGAAGGAAATAGTAAAGAAAAATAGAACGTTAGTTTTTTTATATATAATAAGTGGAATTTCAATCGCATTTTTAACGAATATACAAGCAAAATTTTTTCAGGTAGTAATCGATCGTTTTACCAAAGGTTCATTAAAAATTGGCACCATTATAATCTATGCAGTCATTATACTAACTTTATGCATTATTAATTATCTAGATGAATATCCAAGCCGTAAACTTGAGACTGATATTTATCTCGATTTTAAGTTAAAGGCTCTTTCAAAGATGCAAAGAATTGCATATGAAGCTTATCAATTGCTAGGAACAGGAAAACTTGTGCAAAAGATTGAAAATGGTGCAGAGGCTGGGAAAAGTATATTATTTGATTATGCATTTTGCTTGGTTCGTGAATTAATTCCTTCGATTTTATTTAGTATGTTTTTTATTTATGAAATAGACAAAAGGATTATGTTAGTTATACTTTGCGGCTATGTGTTAGTCTTTTTAATTACTAATATTCTCTTAAGGCTATTGTATCAGATCAAAGAGCATATTCTTTTAAATGAAGAAAAGCTGAATCACTTTTTAGTACGTGGATTTATGGAATTGGTGGTATTTCGTTTAAATAATCGTTTTCAATACGAAATTAAGAAAGCAAACAATGCAAAGAATGAGATAGTGAATTCCAAAGTCAAGATGAAGATGATCCACGAAGCTTTTTTTACAAGCTTCGCATTGTTAATAACTTTTATAAAAATTGCAATCCTTGTGTATGGATGGAAGACAAAATCCATTAGTATTGGAGCAATTGTTGCGTTACTTACCTTAGTAGATAATGCATATACTCCAATCGCAATATTTAACGTGTTATTTGTTCAATATAAACTTGATAAAACAGCGTTTCAACGTTATGCAGACTTTTTAAATGCAGAGGAAGATACCAATTTGTTTTCAGGAAAATTCGTCAGTGAGCTAAATGGAGACATTAAGGTAAATCAAGTAGCATTTTCATATGAAAGTAAAATGATTATGCAAAATATGAACTTAACAATAAAGAGTGGAGAACAGATTGCGATTGTTGGAGAGAGTGGTTCAGGTAAATCCACACTGATTAAACTTTTACTTGGATTGTTAAAACCAAAAGAAGGTCAGATTTTTGTGGATCATCTAAATTTATTGGAAATTAATTTAGAAACCTACTATGATAACATTGCTTATATTTCACAAGAAGCACCTGTTTTTGATGGTACATTACGAGAAAATATTATATTTGATCATAAGATAGAAGATTCCATAATAATAGAAGTATTAGAAAAAGTTCATCTTATGAAATTGTATCACTCTCTGCCTGAGGGTTTAGAAACAAGGATAGGGGAGAGAGGAATTTGCTTGTCTGGCGGTGAGCGACAGCGTTTGGCACTGGCAAGGTTGTGGTTTAAGAACCCTTCTATTGTTATTTTAGATGAGGCAACTTCGGCAATGGATAACATAACAGAAGATATTGTAATGAAAAATGTTATGGAATTTTTAGAGGATAAAACAGTGATTGCTATCGCACATCGTATCCATACAATACAGGATTTTAAACGTATCTTAGTATTTAAACACGGAAAAATCATTGGAGATGGTAGTTTAAGTGAGTTACTATCGGAGAATGATTATTTTCGAGAATTGTATGAAGCAAAAATGAATATGATATCTTAA
- the mgtE gene encoding magnesium transporter, which yields MNKEIILTLLINKEFTAIKSIFEIANPADLALLFEEFSEKELVLLFRLLTKDKAAETFAYMDSELQRILIEAFTEKELRDVMEELYVDDTVDIIKEMPANVVTRILQISDPKTRESINTILDYPNDSAGSLMTTEYVNLRKDLTVKEALDRIRKVGVDKETIYTCYVTEHRKLIGIVSVKDMLLSDLNQTIDEIMETNVIFLNTHEDRETVVKMFDKYDFLAIPVVDQEQYLVGIVTIDDAMDVLQEETTEDITKMAAVVPSEESYFNTSVLKHAKNRILWLLLLMLSATLTGAIITEYENAFATIPLLVSFIPMLMDTGGNCGAQTSTMIIRGLALDEIHFSDFFKALFKEFRIALIVSVILSAVNGLRILLMYHDPLLALTISLSLIGTVILSKCIGCMLPMIAKKCKVDPAIMAAPLITTLVDTCSVLVYFNIAMRIFKL from the coding sequence ATGAATAAAGAAATTATTTTAACTTTACTAATTAATAAAGAATTTACTGCTATAAAAAGCATTTTTGAAATTGCAAATCCTGCGGATTTAGCGCTTCTTTTTGAAGAATTCTCAGAAAAAGAACTTGTTTTATTATTTCGATTATTAACTAAAGATAAGGCAGCAGAGACCTTTGCATATATGGATTCAGAATTACAAAGAATCTTAATTGAGGCATTTACTGAAAAAGAATTACGTGATGTTATGGAAGAGTTATATGTAGATGATACGGTAGATATTATTAAGGAAATGCCTGCAAACGTGGTAACACGAATTCTACAAATTAGTGATCCAAAGACAAGGGAGAGCATTAATACAATTCTTGATTATCCCAACGATAGTGCGGGAAGTTTAATGACAACAGAGTATGTTAACCTTAGAAAAGATTTAACCGTTAAGGAAGCCCTTGATCGTATTCGTAAAGTTGGTGTTGATAAGGAAACTATTTATACTTGTTATGTAACAGAACATCGAAAATTAATTGGAATCGTATCTGTAAAGGATATGCTTCTTAGTGATTTAAATCAGACAATCGATGAAATTATGGAAACCAACGTTATTTTTCTTAATACTCATGAAGATAGAGAAACTGTTGTAAAGATGTTTGATAAGTATGATTTCCTTGCTATTCCAGTGGTCGATCAAGAACAATATTTAGTAGGAATTGTTACAATTGATGATGCCATGGATGTTCTACAAGAAGAAACGACTGAGGATATCACTAAAATGGCAGCGGTAGTACCAAGTGAAGAATCCTACTTTAATACTTCCGTTTTAAAGCATGCTAAAAACCGTATTCTTTGGTTGCTGTTATTAATGTTATCAGCAACTTTAACAGGAGCTATTATAACAGAATATGAGAATGCATTTGCAACCATTCCGTTATTGGTTTCCTTTATCCCTATGTTAATGGATACTGGTGGAAATTGTGGAGCGCAAACTTCAACGATGATCATTCGTGGTCTAGCTTTGGATGAAATTCACTTTTCTGATTTCTTTAAAGCTTTGTTTAAAGAATTTCGAATTGCATTAATTGTAAGTGTAATTTTATCAGCAGTGAATGGCTTACGTATCTTGCTAATGTACCATGATCCCTTACTTGCTTTAACAATTTCTTTATCATTAATTGGTACAGTAATTTTGTCAAAATGTATTGGCTGTATGCTACCTATGATAGCTAAAAAATGTAAAGTGGACCCAGCAATTATGGCAGCTCCATTGATTACTACACTTGTTGATACATGTTCGGTGTTAGTGTATTTTAACATTGCTATGAGAATATTTAAATTATAA